Proteins from a single region of Natrinema amylolyticum:
- a CDS encoding hydantoinase B/oxoprolinase family protein: MSETDDTDTADSAGLETQVLWNRLQATADEMYDAAERLAYSFSIREGADASTAVMTADGDAIGLSDQSVPVLSGALSRTTRIILEDHFPPETLEPGDTVITNDPWIGGGHLSDVVVLNPVFHDGDLVGIVGSLGHTDDVGGNRGGWSTDAEQVYEEGILIPPTKLYEAGERNDAVDSIIRSNVRIPHQALGDLEALRSGNTVGEERVREIVDERGPETFDRVASEVIDRTERALREKLADLPDGTYEDSIEFTIADHDLEIHVAATIDGDALEVDFAGTSAQVEGGINCPFGNIITITEYIVKCMLVPDLPNAEGFFRPIEVTAPEGSILNCDRPKATMGRHLTYSRAEDALIRALGQAVPESALSEMAGIQLAPFSGADENGDEFIAVGGTAGGLPPSADKDGIPGVYFPYNGQNTPIEMFERYSPLRWEETALVPDTEGAGEHRSGPAMRTSYRNPTDRPVYFALTSGRADRDPSGFRGGRSGKRATTASSSDGKEVPPNGPGTLEPGETLTLVSATPGGYGDPEDRDPERVAADVERGLISEERARDVYGYDPADES; this comes from the coding sequence ATGAGCGAGACAGACGACACCGACACGGCTGATTCGGCCGGCTTAGAGACTCAGGTGCTGTGGAACAGGCTCCAAGCGACCGCCGACGAGATGTACGACGCCGCCGAGCGGCTGGCGTACTCCTTCTCCATTCGGGAGGGAGCCGACGCCTCGACGGCGGTCATGACGGCCGACGGCGATGCGATCGGCCTCTCCGACCAGTCCGTCCCCGTTCTCTCGGGGGCGCTGTCTCGGACGACGCGGATCATTCTCGAGGATCACTTCCCGCCGGAGACGCTGGAACCGGGCGATACCGTCATCACGAACGACCCCTGGATCGGCGGCGGTCACCTGTCGGACGTGGTCGTCCTGAACCCCGTTTTCCACGACGGTGATCTCGTCGGAATCGTGGGCAGTCTCGGTCACACCGACGACGTCGGCGGGAACCGCGGCGGCTGGTCGACCGATGCGGAACAGGTGTACGAGGAGGGGATCCTGATTCCGCCGACGAAGCTCTACGAGGCCGGCGAGCGAAACGACGCGGTCGACTCCATTATCCGGAGCAACGTCCGGATCCCCCACCAGGCGCTCGGCGATCTCGAGGCGTTGCGATCAGGGAACACGGTCGGCGAGGAACGCGTTCGCGAAATCGTCGACGAGCGGGGCCCCGAGACGTTCGACCGCGTCGCGAGCGAGGTCATCGACCGGACCGAGCGCGCACTGCGCGAGAAACTCGCCGACCTGCCCGACGGCACGTACGAGGACTCGATCGAGTTCACCATCGCCGACCACGACCTCGAGATTCACGTCGCCGCGACGATCGACGGCGACGCCCTCGAGGTCGACTTCGCCGGGACGTCGGCGCAGGTCGAGGGCGGGATCAACTGTCCGTTCGGGAACATCATCACCATCACCGAGTACATCGTGAAGTGCATGCTCGTTCCCGATCTGCCGAACGCGGAGGGGTTCTTCCGGCCCATCGAGGTGACCGCACCGGAGGGATCGATCCTCAACTGCGATCGGCCGAAGGCGACGATGGGGCGCCACCTCACCTACTCGCGGGCGGAGGACGCGCTCATTCGCGCGTTGGGACAGGCCGTCCCCGAATCGGCGCTCTCCGAGATGGCGGGCATTCAACTCGCGCCGTTCTCGGGCGCCGACGAGAACGGCGACGAGTTCATCGCCGTGGGCGGAACGGCCGGCGGCCTCCCGCCCAGCGCCGACAAGGACGGAATCCCCGGCGTCTACTTCCCGTACAACGGACAGAACACCCCTATCGAGATGTTCGAACGCTACAGTCCGCTCCGATGGGAGGAGACGGCGTTAGTTCCCGACACCGAGGGGGCCGGCGAGCATCGGTCTGGCCCTGCGATGCGGACGTCGTACCGCAACCCGACCGATCGGCCGGTGTACTTCGCGCTCACTTCCGGCCGCGCCGACCGCGATCCGTCTGGCTTCCGCGGCGGTCGATCGGGGAAACGGGCGACGACGGCCTCCTCGAGCGACGGAAAAGAGGTTCCGCCGAACGGCCCCGGCACGCTCGAGCCCGGCGAGACGCTCACGCTCGTCTCCGCGACGCCCGGCGGCTACGGCGATCCCGAGGACCGCGATCCCGAACGCGTCGCGGCGGACGTCGAGCGGGGGCTGATTTCGGAAGAGCGCGCTCGAGACGTCTACGGATACGACCCGGCCGACGAGTCATGA
- a CDS encoding hydantoinase/oxoprolinase family protein: MYTLGMDIGGTFTDFTLVDRESGSVTIDKEPTTPANPAEGALTGARRILDENDVSFDDLDTVIHGTTLVSNTLIEGTGATTGLLTTEGIRDTLQLRRGSRYDMFDWEMEYPDPLVPRQRRLELDERLTDDGEVVEPLDEEEVRERTRTLVEDHGVDSVAVSLLHSYESDTHERAAAEVIEDEYPDLNVSLSADVVPVIREYERTSTTVINAYVAPVVADYLEFLGSELQSEGFAGEVYMMTSSGGIVDVQTAKAEPIRLVESGPAAGVLASRIFGENHGNDDVFSFDMGGTTAKGSVVEDGDIRMKYETDVARVHRFKEGSGYDLVSPLIDLTEIGAGGGSIASVNDVGLVEVGPESAGSDPGPICYNQGGEEPTVTDASLLLGYLDPENFYGGRMELAAERTESIFAETLADPLDLSVTEAAWRVFEVVNENMATAFRRYAASRGIDTRGLSMTALGGAGPSHAFRVARKLDIDEVVCPYGAGVGSSIGLTEAPRMYEASSTSQAVLASLTAEDFRRQFDALRDEAAAVLERAGIDPDETEASLSLDMRHVDQGHEIKVPLEGRAIDDVTPDVAREAFERTYQETFNRETLEFPVEVLTYRLELAEADRTAETAQIAVPEGGSDEPNGRDVYFGPEDGTIATDVYRWDGLEAGQTIDGPVVVEADQTTVVADPDSSVSVADNYDITIEL; encoded by the coding sequence ATGTATACACTTGGCATGGACATCGGCGGGACCTTCACCGACTTCACGCTGGTCGACCGGGAGTCGGGGTCGGTCACCATCGATAAGGAGCCGACGACGCCGGCGAATCCGGCGGAGGGGGCGCTGACCGGGGCCCGTCGGATCCTCGACGAGAACGACGTCTCGTTCGACGATCTCGACACAGTCATTCACGGCACGACCCTCGTCTCGAACACGCTCATCGAAGGCACGGGAGCGACGACGGGGCTGCTCACGACCGAGGGAATCCGCGATACGCTCCAACTCCGGCGCGGGTCGCGCTACGACATGTTCGACTGGGAGATGGAGTATCCCGACCCGCTGGTCCCCCGCCAGCGCCGTCTCGAGTTGGACGAGCGCCTAACCGACGACGGCGAGGTAGTCGAACCGCTCGACGAGGAGGAAGTCCGCGAGCGGACTCGGACGCTTGTCGAGGACCACGGCGTCGACTCCGTCGCCGTGTCGCTGTTGCACTCCTACGAGTCCGACACCCACGAGCGCGCCGCGGCCGAGGTCATCGAAGACGAGTATCCCGACCTGAACGTCTCGCTCTCCGCGGACGTCGTTCCCGTCATCAGAGAGTACGAGCGAACGTCGACGACCGTCATCAACGCGTACGTCGCACCCGTCGTAGCGGACTACCTCGAGTTCCTCGGTTCCGAGCTTCAGTCCGAGGGGTTCGCGGGCGAGGTCTACATGATGACCTCGTCGGGCGGTATCGTCGACGTGCAGACGGCGAAGGCGGAACCGATCCGACTCGTCGAGTCCGGTCCGGCGGCGGGCGTCCTCGCCTCGCGCATCTTCGGCGAGAACCACGGCAACGACGACGTGTTCTCCTTCGACATGGGCGGCACCACGGCGAAGGGATCGGTCGTCGAGGACGGCGACATCCGCATGAAGTACGAGACCGACGTCGCCCGCGTCCACCGGTTCAAGGAGGGGAGCGGCTACGACCTCGTCTCGCCGCTCATCGATCTCACCGAGATCGGCGCCGGCGGGGGATCGATCGCCTCCGTGAACGACGTCGGACTCGTCGAAGTCGGTCCCGAGTCGGCCGGCTCCGATCCCGGTCCGATCTGTTACAATCAGGGCGGCGAGGAGCCGACTGTGACGGACGCTTCGCTCCTGCTCGGCTACCTCGACCCCGAGAACTTCTACGGCGGCCGGATGGAGCTGGCGGCGGAGCGCACTGAGTCGATATTCGCCGAGACGCTCGCCGATCCGCTCGACCTATCGGTGACCGAGGCCGCCTGGCGCGTGTTCGAGGTCGTCAACGAGAACATGGCCACGGCGTTCCGCCGCTACGCCGCCTCCCGCGGCATCGACACTCGCGGACTCTCGATGACGGCGCTCGGCGGCGCCGGCCCCTCGCACGCGTTCCGCGTGGCCAGGAAGCTCGACATCGACGAGGTCGTCTGTCCGTACGGTGCGGGCGTCGGGTCCTCGATCGGGCTCACCGAAGCGCCGCGCATGTACGAAGCCAGTTCGACGAGCCAGGCCGTCCTCGCGTCGCTGACCGCCGAAGACTTCCGGCGACAGTTCGATGCGCTCCGCGACGAGGCCGCGGCGGTACTCGAGCGGGCGGGCATCGATCCGGACGAGACCGAGGCGTCTCTCAGCCTCGACATGCGCCACGTCGATCAGGGTCACGAGATCAAAGTGCCCCTCGAGGGACGTGCTATCGACGACGTGACGCCCGACGTCGCTCGCGAGGCGTTCGAACGGACTTATCAGGAGACGTTCAACCGCGAGACCCTGGAGTTCCCCGTCGAGGTACTCACGTACCGGCTCGAACTCGCCGAGGCCGATCGCACCGCCGAAACCGCACAGATCGCCGTTCCTGAGGGCGGGAGCGACGAACCGAACGGCCGCGACGTCTACTTCGGCCCCGAGGACGGAACGATCGCGACCGACGTCTACCGCTGGGACGGGCTCGAGGCGGGCCAGACGATCGACGGCCCCGTCGTCGTCGAGGCCGACCAGACGACGGTCGTCGCCGATCCCGACTCGAGCGTCAGCGTGGCTGACAACTACGACATCACTATCGAACTATGA
- a CDS encoding acetoacetate decarboxylase family protein, translating into MSGFVRSRDEVEAIQERMAENRFYDAKQVAIRFLTRESTVDRILPPGLEPTEEPIVRVDVVDVGRSNCVGSFHGAGVYVRAHHDGRVGEYCLTMPMSTEAAITWGRELFGEPKKKADISLERAGNEVHGRVSRRNESLIEIDATMKTNRQPDPNSQTIYHYKALPDVTGRGFQFDPTLVRVTLESDLHTFETGSGSVSLGNGSDSPLGELEIETVLGASYTEADLRSTQENVTTVDPEAFLPYAFGTGRSNDWLELDNISD; encoded by the coding sequence ATGTCCGGATTTGTTCGATCCCGAGACGAGGTCGAGGCGATTCAGGAGCGGATGGCAGAGAACCGCTTTTACGACGCGAAGCAGGTGGCGATCAGGTTCCTGACTCGCGAGTCGACGGTCGATCGGATCCTTCCGCCCGGTCTGGAACCGACCGAAGAGCCGATAGTCCGGGTAGACGTGGTCGACGTCGGACGGAGTAACTGCGTCGGCTCGTTCCACGGCGCCGGAGTCTACGTTCGAGCGCACCACGACGGCCGCGTCGGAGAGTACTGTCTGACCATGCCGATGTCGACGGAGGCCGCGATCACGTGGGGACGAGAGTTGTTCGGCGAGCCGAAGAAAAAGGCCGATATCTCGCTCGAGCGTGCCGGAAACGAGGTTCATGGACGAGTCTCCCGGCGAAACGAGTCGCTCATCGAAATCGATGCGACCATGAAAACGAACCGGCAACCCGATCCGAATTCACAGACGATCTACCACTACAAGGCACTCCCCGACGTGACCGGACGAGGGTTCCAGTTCGATCCGACGCTGGTCCGAGTTACGCTCGAGAGCGACCTCCACACGTTCGAAACCGGTTCCGGGTCGGTCTCGTTGGGAAACGGTTCCGACAGCCCGTTGGGGGAACTCGAAATAGAAACGGTTCTCGGAGCGTCGTACACCGAAGCAGACTTGCGTTCGACCCAGGAGAACGTGACCACCGTCGACCCCGAAGCGTTCCTCCCGTACGCCTTCGGAACCGGACGTAGCAACGATTGGCTCGAATTGGACAACATCTCCGATTGA
- a CDS encoding alcohol dehydrogenase catalytic domain-containing protein, translated as MRAAAFTGIGSTEHVEVESFADPEPSSGEAVLEVEACSINHHDLWILRDGFRVDEEQLPYIAGMDVAGTVSAVGDGVDGVEPGDRVLLCPNQTCGSCRYCRDGPETLCERFDLYHGGLAEYAAVQADRLIRLPDGVDPAEAAAIPVAYMTAFRMLTEAEVGPGDLVFVPGATGGVGVAAVQLADILGARTIGTSTSREKLDRLETLGADHVVESGDPDELREAVLEIGRVDVTINHLSGPYSEVGVNVLRRGGRMAVCGQTAGPTSTFTMGDLFLNHKRIIGSTMGTQLDLERLVDLVKDGRLEPVVHERYPLEDADRAFADMDDRNTVGKLVVEP; from the coding sequence ATGCGCGCTGCAGCGTTCACCGGAATCGGTAGTACGGAGCACGTCGAAGTCGAATCGTTCGCCGATCCCGAGCCGAGTTCCGGAGAGGCGGTGCTCGAGGTCGAGGCCTGTTCGATCAACCACCACGATCTGTGGATCCTCCGCGACGGCTTCCGGGTGGACGAGGAACAGTTGCCGTACATCGCCGGGATGGACGTTGCCGGTACCGTTTCGGCGGTCGGCGACGGTGTCGACGGCGTCGAGCCCGGAGATCGCGTCCTCCTCTGTCCGAACCAGACCTGCGGCTCCTGTCGTTACTGTCGGGACGGTCCGGAGACCCTCTGCGAACGGTTCGACCTCTATCACGGCGGCCTCGCGGAGTACGCGGCGGTGCAAGCCGACCGGCTCATTCGCCTCCCCGACGGCGTCGACCCGGCGGAGGCGGCGGCGATTCCCGTCGCGTATATGACGGCGTTTCGAATGCTCACGGAGGCCGAAGTCGGTCCGGGTGACCTCGTGTTCGTCCCAGGCGCGACCGGCGGCGTCGGCGTGGCGGCCGTCCAACTCGCCGATATCCTCGGCGCACGGACGATCGGGACGTCGACCTCGCGGGAAAAACTCGATCGGCTCGAGACGCTCGGTGCCGATCACGTCGTCGAATCCGGTGACCCTGACGAGTTACGCGAAGCGGTTCTCGAAATCGGCCGCGTCGACGTGACCATCAATCACCTCAGCGGTCCGTATTCGGAGGTAGGAGTGAACGTCCTGCGACGCGGCGGACGAATGGCGGTCTGCGGACAGACGGCCGGGCCGACCTCGACGTTCACCATGGGCGACCTCTTCCTCAATCACAAGCGAATCATCGGGAGTACGATGGGAACGCAGTTGGATCTCGAGCGCCTCGTCGACCTCGTCAAAGACGGTCGACTCGAGCCGGTCGTCCACGAGCGATATCCGCTCGAAGATGCCGACCGCGCATTCGCCGACATGGACGATCGGAACACGGTCGGCAAACTCGTCGTCGAGCCCTGA